The following proteins come from a genomic window of Yinghuangia sp. ASG 101:
- a CDS encoding alpha/beta fold hydrolase produces the protein MNTPGTPLSSYKDTPTRSVSVDGVDFAYRQLGPEGGVPLVLLNHLAAVLDNWDPRVVDGIAQQRRVIAFDNRGVGASGGTTPRTVEDMARDTVLFIRALGLDRVDLLGLSMGGFIAQVIAAQEPRLVRKIILAGTGPAGGQGIDKVTPLTLRATLKGALTRKDPKQYLFFTDTEGGRQAGHAFLARLKERTDNRDKAISLPAFRAQLQAIKRWGLQDPADLSNIRQPALVANGESDRMVPSQNPLDLAARLPHSELVPLYRDAGHGGIFQYHDEFVAKALEFLEAPIAVA, from the coding sequence ATGAACACACCAGGAACACCCCTGTCGTCGTACAAGGACACGCCGACCCGCTCGGTGTCTGTCGACGGCGTGGACTTCGCCTACCGGCAGCTCGGCCCCGAGGGCGGCGTACCGCTGGTCCTGCTGAACCACCTGGCCGCGGTCCTGGACAACTGGGACCCGCGCGTCGTCGACGGCATCGCCCAACAACGCCGCGTCATCGCCTTCGACAACCGCGGCGTCGGCGCCTCCGGCGGCACCACACCACGCACCGTCGAGGACATGGCCCGCGACACGGTGCTGTTCATCCGCGCCCTCGGCCTCGACCGGGTCGACCTGCTCGGCCTGTCGATGGGCGGCTTCATCGCCCAGGTCATCGCCGCCCAGGAACCGCGCCTGGTCCGCAAGATCATCCTCGCGGGCACCGGCCCCGCCGGCGGCCAGGGCATCGACAAGGTCACACCGCTGACACTGCGGGCCACACTCAAGGGCGCCCTGACCCGCAAGGACCCCAAGCAGTACCTCTTCTTCACCGACACCGAGGGCGGCCGACAGGCCGGACACGCCTTCCTGGCACGGCTGAAAGAACGCACGGACAACCGAGACAAAGCGATCTCGCTGCCGGCCTTCCGCGCCCAACTCCAGGCCATCAAACGCTGGGGCCTCCAGGACCCGGCCGACCTGTCCAACATCCGCCAGCCCGCGTTGGTCGCCAACGGCGAAAGCGACCGCATGGTGCCCAGCCAAAACCCCCTCGACCTGGCCGCACGCCTGCCCCACAGTGAACTCGTCCCTCTCTACCGGGATGCCGGACACGGAGGGATCTTCCAATACCACGACGAATTCGTGGCCAAGGCACTGGAATTCCTCGAAGCGCCCATCGCCGTCGCATAG